GATACATGATATCGCACCCAATGCCTCCCTTTATTTTGCCACCTGTAATACTTCCGTTGAATGGGGCAACGCGATAGATTGGTTCATCTCAAAAGACGTGGACATTATCTCATGTTCACTCATATGGCTCAACGGAGGACCAGGAGACGGTACAGGCACCATATGCGACGCTGTGTCCGATGCCGCTGATAACGGCATCCTCTGGGTTAACTCAGCAGGCAACTACGCTGAGGGCCATTGGATGGGAGAATGGAGCGATCCGGATAGCAGCCGTATGCATAACTTCAGTGTTAACGATGAAAGCAATGCTATTAATGTTGATTTAGACCTAAGCAGCACGATAAGACTTGGCCTGAGATGGAATGACTCATGGGATACATCTTCAAACGACTATGATCTAATTCTTTATAATTCCAGCCTTTCCATAGTCGCATCTTCAGAAAGACCCCAAGATGGATCTTCCTGGCCACCAATAGAAGAAATCAGTTATACTGCAACATACTCTGGCACCTATCACATAGGAATATATAACTACTCCGCCGACGGCACATCCGAATTGCACCTTTTCAGCTTCAATCAAGACTTACAGTACCAGAACCCGGAATACAGCATACTTCAACCAGCGGATTCCCCCGACGCTATGACCGTTGGCGCTGTAAGATGGTCCACCCCTAATGCTATCGAATCTTGGAGTTCACAGGGACCTACGATGGACAATAGGATCAAGCCGGATATAGTCGCCCCGGATTGCATCAACACCGCCTCGTATGGCGCAGGCGGCTTCTGCGGCACCTCCGCAGCAGCCCCTCACGTAGCAGGAGCTGCCGCTCTCGTCAAACAGATGTACCCGCTCTATACATACACTGACCTGCAGAGCCACCTTGAGTTCTCCGCCGTCGAGCTTGGAGATGCGGGAAAGGACAACGTCTTCGGCAGCGGCAGGCTATACCTGGACGAGACGCCGCCTAATCCTGATACCACGATAGATCCTATACTGGATTGCGTGAAAGAATTGAGCGCCATCAGCGGCAGCGCGTCATGTGAATACGGAACAATCAGTAATGTAGATCTACAGATAAACCGGAGCGACGACAGCTACTTCTGGAACGGCAGCGACTGGCAAGAAGGCGAAATATGGATTGATACTACCCCTGTAGATGGAACGTTCGATGAAGCATCTGAATTGTGGAGAATAAACAGTGCCTCTTTGCCCGTATGGACTACCGGTAACATATACTATATTGCAGCCAGAGCTATCGACAATGAAAGCAATTATGATCTTACACCGGCACTGGAATCATTCACAATCGGTGATATTGGCTGGGAAACAATGGAAATCGATATCGGTGACGACTTAATAGGAATATGGGGCAACTCCTCCTCTGACATATTCGTTATAGGGGGCAATAATGATAATACTAATGTCTTCGCACATTATGACGGAACAGAATGGGATGTTACCGGCAATACGTCAGGATATTCTCTCCGGGACATATGGGGCAGCTCAAGCTCAGATATCTTCGCTGTAGGCACGCTTGGCACCATACTGCATTACAACGGCAGTTCTTGGTCATCAATGGAAAGCAATACCTTAGACGATTTATGGAGTGTCTGGGGAGACTCATCAACAGATGTCTATGCCGTTGGCGCCAACGGGACTATCTTGAATTATGATGGATTCTCCTGGACAAATATGACTAGCACCACAAATGACACACTGCAATGTATCTGGGGATCCAACTCATCGAATATTTATGCCGTCGGTTACACAAGTACATCTAAAGGCACGATTCTTCACTATAACGGCTCATGGAACCATATGAGTATCGGAGATGTCCCACCCCTAGCCGGTGTGTGGGGTTTTGATCCCTCAGACATCTTCGCTGCCGGTTATGCCGGCACGCTTCTTCACTATAACGGTGCGTCGTGGAGCAGTATGAACAGCGGCACTGCCAACACACTGGGCCCACTCTGGTGCATAACAGGATCAAATGTTTTTACAGGAGGAGTTGGCGGCACGATCATTTACTATAGGGACCTGAACTGGATACCGTCATACAGCGGCACAACAAACACGATAAATGCGATATGGGGCAACGTACGCGACGTGTATGCCGTTGGAGACAAGGGTACCATCCTTCATTACAACGCATACCCGGATAGAAGCGTATATCTGAGCGGGCCTCAATCAGTAACGGTGGGACAGAGTTTCAATATGACGGTCGGAATCAGTAGAATTCCTGACTTATATACAGGCCGATTCTCTATGGAGTATGACCCAGACATCATCAGAATTGTTGCCCCTAATGTCGGTAACGGCCTCTTATACGGCAACGCTACTACGTATGAGGTGCTCACGGCAGGCAACTGGAGTCTCAACGGATCGGGTCCGGATAATCAGGGTATTATAGAGATAACTTTCAACCTCTCCAATTGCACCAACCCTATAGGCGTAACCGAAGGAAAACTGGCAAATATCTGTTTCACGGCTAACAGCAGCGGCACGACCAATATCTCATTTGTTCCATTATTAACCCTGACCGATTATTACGATGAAGACATACCCATGAACTGGTACAACAAATCAATAACCGTATACGACGTCATCCCTCCTCCTATAGCAGACCTGAACTGCTCGACAATAGCAGGCAATTACTCAGCTCTCCATTTGACATGGACCGCGACCGGAATAGGCGGGGGTGAATATGACATTCGATACAGACTGAACAGTCCGGTCACTGAAGAAAACTGGGGTTATTCAACAACAGTTAGATGCATCGGAGAGCCGACCCCTCAAGCGTCACCTGCTTCCGAATCTTTCAATGTGACCGGCCTTGATCATAACACAAAATACTATTTCTCTATAAAGGTCGCCAACCCCAATTCTATGTTTTCAGACATCTCCAACACAACATCTTGCACAACCGCCCCATGGCTTCACAGTCTTAATATAAGCATTGTCCCACCTGAAGGAGGCTCAGCAGAGGGCGCTGGAGAAGAATATCTACATGGTAATGTATATGACATCAGTGCTATTCCATCCAACTGTTACCACTTTGTTAACTGGTCGGGTGACACGGACACAATCGCCAATACCAGCGCTGCTTCTACTACCATAACCATGAACGATGACTACTCAATCACCGCAAACTTCGCTATAGATACCTTCACTCTGACTTACAACGCGGGTGCCGGCGGCTCCATCTCAGGCGATAGCCCGCAAACAGTCGACTGCGGCGAGGACGGCTCACAGGTCACCGCCGTCCCAGATGAATACTACCACTTCGTCGATTGGAGCGACGGCGTGCTAACCGCCTCCCGTACCGATACCAACGTACAGGATAACATCACCGTTATCGCAAACTTCGCTATCGATACCTTCACTCTGACCTATAACGCAGGCGCTGGCGGCTCTATCATCGGAATTAACCCGCAAACAGTCACCGTCGGCGAGGACGGCTCACAGGTCACCGCTACTCCGAATGCCTGCTACCACTTCGTCGATTGGAGCGACGGCGTGCTAACCGCCTCCCGTACCGATACCAACGCACAAGATAACATCACTGTTACCGCTAACTTTGTATCAGGAGAGCCGTTCTACCTTGACATCA
This portion of the Dehalococcoidia bacterium genome encodes:
- a CDS encoding S8 family serine peptidase, which gives rise to MARRSWTTKLSLLLMMAVILSLIIQVSIQHVSTQADSPEVTGINLPPVVSAKHSNPKMDSALSQLVEAAGQGKAAHFAQQHGLYIESNKVRVILESKPDKIQDAILAAQAVGGNLETSYRNLIQVRVPITALNDIAKSPYIDFVQSPLTPTITETTIESMGLINATAWNGAGYDGTGISIGVLDMGFKNYSTLLGTDLPSSIADTWWSPTIGYNESEHGTACAEVIHDIAPNASLYFATCNTSVEWGNAIDWFISKDVDIISCSLIWLNGGPGDGTGTICDAVSDAADNGILWVNSAGNYAEGHWMGEWSDPDSSRMHNFSVNDESNAINVDLDLSSTIRLGLRWNDSWDTSSNDYDLILYNSSLSIVASSERPQDGSSWPPIEEISYTATYSGTYHIGIYNYSADGTSELHLFSFNQDLQYQNPEYSILQPADSPDAMTVGAVRWSTPNAIESWSSQGPTMDNRIKPDIVAPDCINTASYGAGGFCGTSAAAPHVAGAAALVKQMYPLYTYTDLQSHLEFSAVELGDAGKDNVFGSGRLYLDETPPNPDTTIDPILDCVKELSAISGSASCEYGTISNVDLQINRSDDSYFWNGSDWQEGEIWIDTTPVDGTFDEASELWRINSASLPVWTTGNIYYIAARAIDNESNYDLTPALESFTIGDIGWETMEIDIGDDLIGIWGNSSSDIFVIGGNNDNTNVFAHYDGTEWDVTGNTSGYSLRDIWGSSSSDIFAVGTLGTILHYNGSSWSSMESNTLDDLWSVWGDSSTDVYAVGANGTILNYDGFSWTNMTSTTNDTLQCIWGSNSSNIYAVGYTSTSKGTILHYNGSWNHMSIGDVPPLAGVWGFDPSDIFAAGYAGTLLHYNGASWSSMNSGTANTLGPLWCITGSNVFTGGVGGTIIYYRDLNWIPSYSGTTNTINAIWGNVRDVYAVGDKGTILHYNAYPDRSVYLSGPQSVTVGQSFNMTVGISRIPDLYTGRFSMEYDPDIIRIVAPNVGNGLLYGNATTYEVLTAGNWSLNGSGPDNQGIIEITFNLSNCTNPIGVTEGKLANICFTANSSGTTNISFVPLLTLTDYYDEDIPMNWYNKSITVYDVIPPPIADLNCSTIAGNYSALHLTWTATGIGGGEYDIRYRLNSPVTEENWGYSTTVRCIGEPTPQASPASESFNVTGLDHNTKYYFSIKVANPNSMFSDISNTTSCTTAPWLHSLNISIVPPEGGSAEGAGEEYLHGNVYDISAIPSNCYHFVNWSGDTDTIANTSAASTTITMNDDYSITANFAIDTFTLTYNAGAGGSISGDSPQTVDCGEDGSQVTAVPDEYYHFVDWSDGVLTASRTDTNVQDNITVIANFAIDTFTLTYNAGAGGSIIGINPQTVTVGEDGSQVTATPNACYHFVDWSDGVLTASRTDTNAQDNITVTANFVSGEPFYLDISVNGNGSVTGPGEGTFGPYNCDNTIDLLAEPELGYEFVSWSGDISAIANPYSASTTITMYDDYSITANFGLPATGFYGNADQDGMLSIGDYSSLRLMLFNKQSFNPGGDADQDGTLSIGDYSHLRLMLFNKQPIVDKYEVSYDFLSGASSNKWAKSKTVSSVPPADNYDNESGWTDAIIPNDYDDIALTDSDVWTITGSPGLYSALQCKFTVVNNPADITSIGITLNGSSSIAGSTLRFYAWNFDTESWTQIGSDFSMTTSIASYSSWAAWGKVYADYIDGSQYMYILAILNTANANINVDYLKLTVAHP